The following are from one region of the Prevotella communis genome:
- a CDS encoding tetratricopeptide repeat-containing sensor histidine kinase has protein sequence MNLKHITVLITLSLNCITTVQSRDCKNDSTYLAMRTEMSNAFNTGDSTDFFKSVTKLEDYLLKQGDLHLYYTQRCNEIVFLMNSQHIFEAYKKAQKLSKELREKGLDKEMYMAVNMMGHIYRYCGNHEGAKKAFNEVIELMEKYGYYESMPPIYMNIVNVEMDDDPNEAIEMLEKAAEIARKYSPERLFDIESRRLLSYYNQGDMEKFEKGYNAYKKGVDSGQTTIHGRTIEVYHEAYKGNVDKAIKMAKETLGDDANEICINLYKNAGRWKEAYEALRVQLEEHDSIDNIILSNSMKGIEDELKLYEIEREAAHTRTVYMIVTILILTMLICALSYIAFARRRHMKELKKAYEHALESDNMKTAFIRNVSHEVRTPLNIISGFAQIIADGNITMCAEELKNISQMVIKNTNIITNQFDELIEISLNENSGEEIKTEAVDIQQLLLEITGDYQPLLNHGVEIKIENNLPDSFAISTNRKMLYRMVSLLIDNAIKNTTEGYILAKTSLTGKHLYIAIEDTGCGIDPQEAEHIFERFVKLDNFKEGLGLGLPLCRMIAHRMKGEVILDTTYAGPGARFVITLPL, from the coding sequence ATGAACCTAAAACACATCACAGTACTTATAACACTTTCTCTGAACTGCATCACCACGGTGCAGTCCAGAGACTGTAAGAACGACTCCACCTATCTGGCCATGCGCACAGAGATGAGCAATGCATTCAACACAGGTGATAGTACAGACTTTTTTAAATCCGTCACCAAGCTTGAGGATTATTTACTTAAGCAAGGCGACCTGCACCTGTACTACACCCAACGATGTAACGAGATCGTCTTTCTGATGAACTCTCAGCATATCTTCGAAGCTTATAAGAAAGCACAGAAGTTATCGAAAGAGTTGCGAGAAAAGGGACTCGACAAGGAGATGTATATGGCTGTCAACATGATGGGGCATATCTATCGTTATTGCGGTAACCACGAGGGAGCAAAGAAAGCTTTCAATGAAGTGATTGAACTCATGGAGAAATATGGCTACTATGAGAGTATGCCTCCTATCTATATGAACATTGTCAACGTCGAGATGGACGACGATCCCAATGAAGCTATAGAAATGCTGGAGAAAGCTGCAGAAATAGCTCGCAAATATTCTCCTGAGCGTCTGTTTGATATTGAGTCACGCCGATTACTCAGCTATTATAACCAAGGAGATATGGAAAAGTTCGAGAAAGGTTATAATGCATATAAGAAAGGGGTTGATAGCGGGCAGACCACCATTCACGGACGCACCATAGAAGTATATCACGAGGCCTACAAGGGCAATGTGGACAAGGCAATCAAGATGGCGAAAGAAACACTCGGAGACGACGCTAACGAGATATGCATCAACCTCTACAAGAATGCAGGCAGATGGAAAGAAGCCTATGAGGCATTACGGGTTCAACTTGAAGAACACGACTCAATAGACAATATCATTCTGAGCAATAGCATGAAAGGTATTGAGGACGAGTTAAAGTTATACGAGATTGAACGTGAGGCAGCTCATACACGCACCGTGTACATGATTGTCACCATCTTGATTCTTACCATGCTCATCTGCGCATTATCCTATATTGCATTTGCTCGCCGACGCCATATGAAGGAACTGAAAAAGGCCTATGAACATGCCCTAGAATCAGACAACATGAAAACTGCATTCATCCGCAATGTGAGCCACGAGGTTCGTACTCCACTCAACATCATATCCGGATTTGCACAGATTATCGCAGACGGTAACATTACGATGTGTGCAGAAGAGCTGAAAAACATCTCGCAAATGGTGATTAAGAACACCAATATCATTACCAATCAGTTTGATGAACTCATAGAGATATCTCTCAACGAAAACTCTGGCGAAGAAATAAAAACAGAAGCCGTTGACATTCAACAGCTTCTGCTAGAAATAACAGGTGACTACCAACCTCTACTGAATCATGGTGTAGAAATCAAAATAGAAAACAATCTACCTGATTCATTCGCCATATCAACTAACAGGAAGATGCTTTACCGTATGGTCAGTCTGCTTATAGACAACGCCATTAAGAACACGACCGAGGGCTATATCCTTGCAAAGACATCTTTAACAGGTAAACATCTATATATAGCCATAGAAGATACTGGTTGCGGCATTGACCCTCAAGAAGCAGAACACATCTTCGAGCGATTCGTCAAACTTGATAATTTCAAGGAAGGATTGGGACTGGGACTGCCACTCTGCAGAATGATAGCCCACCGAATGAAGGGCGAGGTAATCCTCGATACTACTTACGCAGGTCCCGGTGCCCGTTTTGTTATCACTCTTCCTCTGTAA
- a CDS encoding S9 family peptidase, with translation MTAPMSAQKLFTLEDLNFGGTNFHNLRPENIFLTWWGDQLIQTDVEECYTIDTKTGKKTLLFTLDDINKWAGSDDDHYVRQLTNATFPYPNEKLVMLGFKKSVILLDFGKKKIVWQDSISGQTAYDWNKTSRATAYVEDDQLFIADGQGKKHQLSTDGSREIVYGQSVHRNEFGIEKGTFWSPDGQHLAFYRMDQSMVTDYPQVDIFPRSASYEPDKYPMAGMTSHKVTVGVYDLGTQKTVYLQTGDPTNRYFTNIAWSPDSKTIYMFELNREQNDCRLVSYDATTGAKKAELYRETSDKYVEPLHPIVFLPWDSNLFVMQSQRDGYNHLYLYNKKGEMVKQLTKGVWVVMDVLGFNQKDKSIIIASNEKHALQSNLYAVNIKTLKRTLLDNGEGVHWGKLSSSGTKLYEKYSTPTTPNTVNAIEISNFKPRISNLLTAEDPWKDYVQPIFESGSIKAADGMTDLYWRMVKPHDFDITKKYPTVVYVYGGPHAHNVEASWHWASRSWETYMAQKGYIVFILDNRGSENRGREFEQATFHQLGQIEMQDQMKGVEYLRTLPYIDMNRLGVHGWSFGGFMTISLITNYPDVFKVGVAGGPVIDWKWYEVMYGERYMGTPQNNPEGYAKTSLINKAKDLKGKLQIITGYNDNTVVPQHCLSFLDACIKAGTQPDFFAYPGEEHNMRGHASVHLHERITQYFEDYLK, from the coding sequence ATGACAGCACCTATGTCTGCACAGAAGCTTTTCACACTGGAGGACCTGAACTTCGGTGGCACCAATTTCCACAATCTGAGGCCTGAGAATATCTTCCTCACATGGTGGGGCGACCAACTGATTCAGACAGACGTGGAGGAGTGCTACACCATTGACACCAAGACAGGCAAGAAGACATTGCTGTTTACTCTCGACGATATCAATAAATGGGCGGGCAGTGATGATGACCATTACGTGCGCCAACTGACGAATGCCACATTCCCCTACCCCAACGAGAAACTTGTCATGCTGGGCTTCAAGAAGTCTGTCATCCTGTTGGATTTCGGAAAGAAGAAGATTGTCTGGCAGGACAGCATCTCCGGACAGACAGCCTACGATTGGAATAAGACATCACGCGCTACGGCTTACGTGGAAGACGATCAGCTTTTTATTGCTGACGGACAAGGCAAGAAGCATCAGCTTTCTACTGACGGCAGTCGCGAGATTGTCTATGGACAGTCTGTTCACCGCAACGAGTTCGGTATTGAGAAGGGTACTTTCTGGAGTCCTGACGGACAGCATCTTGCTTTCTATCGCATGGACCAGAGCATGGTGACCGATTATCCACAGGTAGATATCTTCCCTCGCTCTGCCAGCTACGAGCCTGACAAATATCCGATGGCAGGCATGACTTCGCATAAAGTCACTGTAGGTGTATATGATTTAGGAACGCAGAAGACGGTCTATCTGCAGACTGGCGACCCAACGAATCGTTATTTTACGAATATCGCATGGAGTCCAGACTCAAAGACGATTTATATGTTCGAGCTCAACCGTGAGCAGAATGATTGCCGTCTTGTGAGCTATGATGCCACCACTGGTGCCAAGAAAGCAGAGCTCTATCGTGAGACCAGCGACAAATATGTAGAGCCGCTGCATCCCATCGTGTTCCTGCCTTGGGACAGTAACCTCTTTGTGATGCAGAGTCAACGCGACGGCTACAACCACCTGTACCTATATAATAAAAAAGGTGAGATGGTCAAACAGCTGACTAAAGGCGTATGGGTTGTCATGGATGTTCTGGGTTTCAATCAGAAAGACAAGAGCATCATCATTGCTTCTAATGAGAAACATGCGCTGCAAAGCAACTTGTATGCAGTCAACATCAAGACACTCAAGCGCACATTACTCGATAATGGAGAAGGCGTACACTGGGGAAAACTATCAAGCTCTGGCACAAAACTGTACGAAAAATACAGCACACCTACAACGCCAAATACAGTTAACGCAATAGAAATCTCAAACTTCAAACCTCGAATCTCAAACCTACTCACGGCTGAGGACCCTTGGAAAGACTATGTACAGCCCATATTTGAGAGTGGCAGCATTAAGGCGGCCGACGGCATGACAGACCTCTACTGGCGTATGGTGAAGCCGCACGACTTTGATATAACAAAGAAATATCCCACGGTGGTCTATGTTTATGGCGGTCCTCATGCTCATAATGTCGAGGCCTCATGGCACTGGGCAAGTCGCTCATGGGAGACCTACATGGCGCAAAAAGGCTATATCGTATTCATTCTGGATAATCGCGGTTCAGAGAATCGTGGACGAGAGTTTGAACAGGCCACATTCCACCAACTGGGACAGATAGAGATGCAAGACCAGATGAAAGGTGTGGAGTATCTGCGCACCCTACCCTACATCGACATGAACAGACTTGGTGTTCACGGATGGTCATTCGGTGGATTCATGACCATATCACTCATTACCAACTACCCTGACGTATTCAAAGTGGGCGTGGCAGGTGGCCCTGTCATCGACTGGAAATGGTATGAGGTGATGTATGGCGAACGCTATATGGGCACACCACAGAACAATCCAGAAGGCTATGCCAAGACAAGCCTCATCAATAAAGCAAAAGACCTGAAAGGAAAGCTCCAGATTATCACTGGATATAACGACAACACTGTTGTTCCCCAACACTGTCTGTCGTTCCTCGATGCGTGTATCAAAGCCGGCACGCAACCCGACTTCTTTGCCTATCCAGGAGAGGAGCACAACATGCGGGGACACGCCAGCGTACACTTACATGAACGAATCACGCAATACTTCGAAGACTACCTAAAATAA
- a CDS encoding THUMP domain-containing class I SAM-dependent RNA methyltransferase, translating to MENEFELIAKTFMGLEPVLAKELTQLGANNVQIGRRMVSFTGNKEMMYRANFSLHTAIKILKPIAHFKAQSADDVYEEIKKIDWTEYLNNDRTFAVDSVVFSEEFRHSKFVSYKVKDAIVDQFREKTGSRPNISVANPDLRLHIHIADVAPGKSECTLCLDSSGESLHRRGYRQESVEAPLNEVLAAGMILMTGWKGETDFIDPMCGSGTLLVEAALIARNMAPGLFRKEYAFEKWPDFDADLFDHIYNDDSKEREFTHHIYGYDVDIKAVNTARLNVKAAGLTADITVEEQDFKNFTQPKEKSILVCNPPYGERISTPDLLGTYRMIGERLKHQFLNNDAWILSYREECFEQIGLKPSIKIPVYNGSLECEFRKYQIFDGKLKDFRSEGGVVKTDDEKRQMAEKHRFKKNREFKQRLDEQEENESSDIRSFTFHKHDFKKEERGERRPRREDREDRKPRYSKDAGKSSFSGRGKKYSDSPNRGGHERFDRSGGKRNKRFNHDDE from the coding sequence ATGGAAAACGAATTCGAATTAATCGCCAAAACGTTCATGGGACTGGAACCTGTGCTGGCGAAAGAGTTGACACAACTGGGTGCCAACAACGTGCAAATAGGTAGACGCATGGTGTCGTTTACGGGTAATAAGGAGATGATGTATCGCGCCAATTTCTCGCTGCATACAGCCATCAAGATTCTGAAACCCATCGCGCATTTCAAAGCACAAAGTGCTGATGATGTCTACGAAGAAATTAAAAAAATCGATTGGACTGAATACTTGAATAACGACCGCACCTTCGCTGTTGACTCTGTGGTATTCTCGGAAGAGTTCCGCCACTCAAAGTTTGTGAGCTACAAAGTAAAAGATGCTATTGTGGATCAGTTCCGTGAGAAGACTGGCAGTCGCCCCAACATTTCAGTTGCCAATCCAGACTTGCGTCTGCATATTCATATCGCAGACGTAGCACCTGGCAAGAGCGAGTGTACGCTCTGTCTGGACTCTTCTGGTGAGTCATTGCATCGCCGTGGCTATCGCCAGGAAAGCGTAGAGGCTCCCCTTAATGAAGTACTGGCAGCAGGTATGATTCTGATGACCGGCTGGAAGGGTGAGACCGACTTTATTGACCCTATGTGCGGTTCTGGCACACTGCTCGTCGAAGCAGCCCTCATCGCCCGCAACATGGCTCCGGGTTTGTTCCGAAAGGAATATGCCTTTGAGAAATGGCCAGACTTTGATGCCGATCTCTTCGACCACATCTATAATGACGACTCTAAGGAGCGTGAGTTCACACATCACATCTATGGCTACGACGTAGATATCAAGGCTGTGAACACTGCCCGTCTGAATGTGAAGGCCGCTGGTCTGACAGCAGACATCACTGTGGAAGAGCAGGATTTCAAGAACTTCACACAACCCAAGGAGAAGAGCATCCTGGTATGCAACCCTCCCTACGGTGAGCGTATCTCTACGCCCGACCTGCTGGGCACCTATCGTATGATTGGTGAGCGACTGAAGCATCAGTTCCTCAATAACGACGCATGGATTCTGTCTTACCGTGAGGAGTGCTTTGAGCAAATTGGTCTGAAACCATCTATCAAGATTCCTGTTTACAATGGCTCATTGGAATGTGAGTTCCGTAAGTACCAGATTTTTGACGGTAAACTGAAGGATTTCCGTAGCGAAGGCGGCGTAGTGAAGACCGATGACGAGAAGCGTCAGATGGCCGAGAAGCATCGTTTCAAGAAAAACCGTGAGTTCAAGCAGCGCCTGGACGAACAAGAGGAAAATGAGAGCAGCGATATCCGCTCATTTACTTTCCACAAACACGACTTCAAGAAGGAAGAGCGTGGAGAAAGAAGACCAAGAAGAGAGGACCGGGAAGACAGAAAGCCCCGCTACTCAAAGGATGCCGGCAAATCAAGTTTCTCCGGAAGGGGAAAGAAATATAGTGACAGTCCTAACCGCGGCGGACACGAGCGTTTCGACCGCAGTGGAGGAAAACGAAACAAGCGATTTAATCATGACGATGAATAA
- a CDS encoding PAS domain-containing sensor histidine kinase yields MLPHVLLVLVIISLGVVLWYQIRAGKQLKSELQMLDKLGKHNVEYEFVLGTMKLSIWHLDVKTGKFTFEHDFREKGNNYINVDGMAMGDSLLPLDPHDTERVRQSLADLCDGHSSAYHEIYRVLVPYDNSFYWEESYATVAARDVDGKPVKIVGTTQCIDDRKALEDALVKARNRAEESDRLKTAFIANMSHEIRTPLNAIVGFTSVLPDIDDQDERKSLLDLIHENTQKLLRIVDDVVNISKIESGQEQLVMTTFDLNTLLAEAMAVFAEKLPSGVKLDISFAQDALSITTDMIRLSTIANHLISNAMKFTQQGSIVVGYDNPVDGRVCIWVRDTGKGIAEENLERIFERFYKVDEFIPGAGLGLSICRVMASSLGGSVTVESKLGEGSIFRVDIPIK; encoded by the coding sequence ATGTTACCACACGTGCTTCTCGTACTTGTGATTATATCGTTGGGCGTAGTCCTATGGTATCAGATTAGGGCTGGTAAGCAACTGAAGTCGGAGTTGCAGATGTTGGACAAACTTGGTAAGCACAATGTAGAGTACGAGTTCGTGCTTGGTACCATGAAATTGTCTATCTGGCATCTTGATGTGAAGACTGGTAAGTTTACCTTTGAGCATGATTTCCGTGAAAAAGGTAATAATTATATCAATGTTGACGGTATGGCTATGGGAGACAGTCTTTTGCCACTGGACCCGCATGATACTGAACGCGTGCGACAGTCCTTGGCAGATTTGTGCGATGGTCATTCTTCTGCCTATCATGAGATTTACCGGGTTTTGGTACCTTATGATAACTCTTTTTATTGGGAAGAAAGTTATGCCACAGTGGCTGCACGTGACGTAGATGGTAAACCTGTTAAAATCGTAGGAACCACCCAGTGTATTGATGACCGGAAGGCATTGGAGGACGCATTGGTAAAGGCACGTAATCGTGCAGAAGAGAGTGACCGTCTGAAGACTGCATTCATTGCCAATATGAGTCATGAGATTCGTACCCCACTGAATGCTATCGTTGGTTTTACTAGTGTGTTGCCTGATATTGATGATCAGGATGAACGTAAGAGCCTTTTAGACTTGATTCACGAGAATACGCAGAAGTTGTTGCGTATTGTTGATGATGTGGTGAATATCTCGAAGATTGAATCCGGTCAGGAACAGCTGGTCATGACGACATTCGACTTGAATACGTTGTTGGCAGAGGCTATGGCAGTTTTTGCTGAAAAGTTACCATCGGGTGTGAAGTTGGATATCAGTTTTGCTCAGGATGCACTGTCTATTACCACTGATATGATTCGTCTGAGTACTATTGCCAATCATCTCATTTCCAATGCGATGAAGTTTACGCAGCAAGGTTCTATTGTCGTAGGCTATGACAATCCCGTTGATGGTCGTGTATGTATCTGGGTGCGTGATACTGGTAAGGGTATTGCAGAGGAGAATCTGGAACGTATCTTTGAACGTTTCTACAAAGTGGATGAATTTATTCCGGGTGCTGGCTTAGGACTGAGTATCTGTCGTGTGATGGCTTCCAGCCTTGGTGGAAGTGTTACAGTAGAGTCAAAACTAGGCGAGGGTTCTATCTTCAGGGTAGATATTCCTATCAAGTAA
- a CDS encoding NAD(P)H-dependent glycerol-3-phosphate dehydrogenase, translated as MYDCGKIAIIGGGSWATAIAKIVVQHTHHIGWYMRRDDQIEDFRRLSHNPSYLTSVHFDVHEINFNSDLNKIVEAYDTLVFVVPSPYLKNHLKKLKVRLKDKFIVTAIKGIVPDENLICTEYFHQVFDVPHDNLACIGGPSHAEEVALERLSYLTVGCSDMEKAQSFAEILNSQFIKTKTSTDVIGIEYSSVLKNVYAIAAGICNGLKFGDNFQAVLIANAVQEMARFLQSVHPIERNVYDSVYLGDLLVTGYSNFSRNRVFGTMIGKGYSVKSAQMEMEMIAEGYFGTKCMKEINRHWHVNMPILDAVYNILYERIAPKIEIKLLTDSFR; from the coding sequence ATGTACGACTGCGGTAAGATAGCAATAATCGGTGGAGGCTCATGGGCTACAGCCATTGCCAAGATTGTAGTGCAGCACACGCACCACATTGGTTGGTATATGCGTCGCGATGACCAGATAGAGGACTTCAGACGACTGAGTCACAACCCCAGTTACCTGACCAGCGTGCATTTTGACGTTCACGAGATTAATTTCAACAGCGATCTCAATAAAATTGTGGAGGCCTACGACACCTTGGTGTTCGTAGTGCCTTCACCTTATTTAAAAAATCACCTGAAGAAACTGAAGGTGAGACTGAAGGATAAATTCATCGTAACAGCTATCAAGGGTATTGTGCCCGATGAGAACCTGATTTGTACAGAGTACTTCCATCAGGTATTCGATGTGCCACACGACAACCTGGCCTGCATTGGCGGTCCCAGTCATGCAGAAGAGGTGGCACTGGAGCGATTGAGTTACCTTACTGTAGGATGTTCAGACATGGAGAAGGCCCAATCCTTTGCAGAAATACTGAACAGCCAGTTTATCAAGACAAAGACATCAACCGATGTTATCGGCATAGAATACTCCAGCGTTCTGAAGAATGTCTATGCCATTGCGGCAGGTATCTGCAATGGTCTGAAATTTGGAGATAATTTCCAGGCCGTACTTATAGCCAATGCCGTGCAGGAGATGGCTCGTTTCCTGCAAAGTGTGCACCCCATTGAGCGCAATGTCTATGATAGTGTTTACTTAGGCGACCTATTAGTGACGGGCTACTCGAACTTTTCGCGCAACCGTGTTTTCGGAACGATGATTGGTAAAGGTTATAGCGTGAAAAGTGCCCAGATGGAGATGGAGATGATTGCCGAGGGTTACTTCGGCACTAAGTGTATGAAGGAAATCAACCGCCATTGGCACGTTAACATGCCTATCCTGGATGCCGTTTACAACATCCTCTACGAACGTATTGCACCAAAGATTGAGATTAAGCTGCTGACAGACTCGTTCCGCTAA
- the lysS gene encoding lysine--tRNA ligase, giving the protein MNILELSEQEILRRQSLDELRKMGINPYPAAEYPVNAWSTDIIENFEDLPVIGKDEEGNDVRETPTPENSRMVSIAGRIMSKSIMGKAAFAKLQDSKGRIQVYVQRDAICPDENKDLYNIVFKKLLDLGDFIGVKGYVFRTKTGEISVHVMELTVLSKSLKPLPVVKTDADGKVYDAFDDPELRYRQRYVDLIVNAGVKETFLKRATIIRTMRRILDDAGYTEVDTPILQNIAGGASARPFITHFNALNQDMYMRIATELYLKRLIVGGFEGVYEMGKNFRNEGMDKTHNPEFTCMELYVSYKDLLWGMDFTEKMLEEICTAVNGKPEVEIDGKVISFRAPFRRLPILDAIKEKTGFDCDGKTEDEIRAFCKSKGMEVDETMGKGKLIDELFGEFCEGTFIQPTFITDYPVEMSPLTKMHRSKPGLTERFELMVNGKELANAYSELNDPIDQEERFVEQMKLADKGDDEAMIIDHDFLRALQYGMPPTFGIGIGIDRLVMLLTGKFAIGEVMLFPQMKPEKKAPQSSIQEWEAIGVPENWAYVLRKAGFYLIQDIKDEKAQGLQQKIGEINKKFKLNYEKPSLDEVQSWIDKAQA; this is encoded by the coding sequence ATGAACATACTTGAACTGAGTGAACAAGAAATTCTCCGTCGACAGTCGCTCGACGAGCTGCGCAAGATGGGCATCAACCCCTACCCTGCCGCAGAGTATCCCGTAAATGCATGGAGCACAGATATTATTGAAAACTTTGAGGACTTACCCGTCATCGGAAAAGATGAGGAAGGCAACGATGTACGCGAGACGCCTACACCGGAGAACAGCCGTATGGTAAGTATTGCCGGCCGCATCATGAGCAAGAGCATCATGGGTAAGGCTGCCTTTGCCAAGTTGCAGGACTCTAAGGGTCGTATTCAGGTATACGTACAGCGTGATGCCATCTGCCCCGACGAGAACAAGGACCTTTACAACATTGTTTTCAAGAAGCTGCTTGACCTGGGTGATTTCATCGGTGTAAAAGGATACGTATTCCGCACAAAGACTGGAGAAATCAGTGTTCATGTGATGGAACTGACCGTATTGAGCAAGAGTCTGAAGCCACTGCCTGTGGTGAAGACTGATGCTGACGGTAAGGTATATGACGCATTCGATGACCCAGAATTGCGTTATCGTCAGCGCTATGTTGACCTGATTGTGAATGCTGGTGTTAAAGAGACCTTCCTCAAGCGTGCTACCATCATCCGCACCATGCGTCGCATCCTTGATGATGCAGGCTATACAGAAGTTGACACACCTATTTTGCAGAACATCGCAGGTGGTGCATCAGCCCGCCCATTCATCACCCACTTCAATGCCCTGAACCAGGACATGTACATGCGTATTGCCACAGAGCTTTACCTGAAGCGCCTCATCGTCGGTGGCTTCGAGGGTGTTTACGAGATGGGTAAGAACTTCCGCAATGAGGGTATGGATAAGACCCACAACCCAGAGTTCACCTGCATGGAGCTCTACGTGAGCTATAAGGACCTGCTGTGGGGTATGGACTTCACCGAGAAGATGCTGGAGGAGATTTGTACAGCAGTGAACGGCAAGCCTGAGGTGGAGATCGACGGCAAGGTTATCTCATTCCGCGCTCCATTCCGCCGTCTGCCAATCCTCGATGCTATCAAGGAGAAGACCGGTTTCGACTGCGACGGTAAGACTGAGGATGAGATTCGTGCATTCTGCAAGTCTAAGGGCATGGAGGTTGACGAGACCATGGGTAAGGGTAAGCTCATCGACGAACTCTTTGGTGAGTTCTGCGAGGGTACCTTCATCCAGCCCACTTTCATTACTGACTATCCCGTCGAGATGTCACCTCTTACCAAGATGCACCGCAGTAAGCCCGGGCTCACCGAGCGTTTCGAGCTGATGGTTAATGGTAAGGAACTGGCTAACGCCTACTCTGAGCTCAACGATCCTATCGATCAGGAGGAGCGTTTCGTAGAGCAGATGAAACTTGCTGACAAGGGCGATGACGAGGCTATGATTATCGACCACGACTTCCTGCGCGCTCTGCAGTATGGCATGCCTCCCACCTTCGGTATCGGTATCGGTATCGACCGTCTGGTGATGCTGCTCACAGGTAAGTTCGCCATTGGTGAGGTGATGCTGTTCCCACAGATGAAGCCCGAGAAGAAGGCTCCTCAGAGCAGCATCCAGGAATGGGAAGCTATTGGCGTACCCGAGAACTGGGCTTATGTGCTGCGTAAGGCTGGTTTCTATCTCATCCAGGACATCAAGGACGAGAAAGCTCAGGGCTTGCAGCAGAAGATTGGCGAGATCAACAAGAAGTTCAAGCTGAACTACGAGAAGCCATCTCTGGACGAGGTTCAGAGTTGGATTGATAAGGCGCAAGCTTAA
- a CDS encoding DUF5715 family protein, protein MKGNNKRKHRFLEVFGVSVMVLALVRCAFPGIATSSSDVAEVADSLAVDSVANELPVAEVVEEPAAVEPESEAVLAPSVSARYVPDGERYHRIRSVSSYKGAFPDSNSVQLIAANRWGVKPVKNRLDAEERKDELVFIDCSPYYYIDPLHSSIPYLVPRAAVLLQDIGQAFFDSLQVKGVPLHRFIVTSVLRTQEDVAKLRRHNGNATENSCHLYGTTIDICYNRYRTVEDPDGPSRRQVRNDSLKFILSEVLNDMRQQNRCFIKYEVKQGCFHMTVR, encoded by the coding sequence ATGAAGGGTAATAATAAGCGTAAACATCGTTTTCTTGAGGTTTTTGGCGTGTCGGTGATGGTGCTGGCCTTGGTACGTTGTGCCTTTCCTGGTATCGCTACGTCATCATCCGACGTGGCAGAGGTAGCAGATAGTCTGGCAGTAGATTCTGTTGCAAACGAGCTCCCTGTTGCTGAGGTCGTTGAGGAGCCTGCGGCTGTTGAACCTGAATCTGAAGCCGTCCTGGCACCTTCTGTTTCTGCTCGCTATGTGCCTGATGGTGAACGCTATCATCGTATTCGTAGTGTGTCCAGCTATAAAGGTGCTTTCCCTGATAGTAATAGTGTGCAATTGATTGCAGCTAACAGATGGGGCGTTAAGCCGGTGAAGAACCGGTTGGATGCGGAAGAGAGAAAAGACGAACTGGTGTTCATTGACTGCTCACCTTATTATTATATAGACCCCTTGCATAGCAGTATTCCATATCTGGTACCACGTGCAGCTGTTCTTCTGCAGGATATCGGTCAGGCTTTCTTTGACAGTCTGCAGGTAAAAGGTGTGCCCTTGCATCGTTTCATCGTGACCAGCGTGCTCCGTACGCAGGAGGATGTGGCCAAGCTGCGCCGCCATAATGGCAATGCCACAGAAAACTCCTGTCATCTCTATGGCACCACAATAGATATCTGTTATAACCGTTATAGGACAGTAGAGGATCCCGACGGCCCCAGTCGCCGTCAGGTACGCAACGACTCGTTGAAATTTATCTTGAGTGAGGTACTTAATGATATGCGTCAGCAAAATCGCTGTTTTATTAAGTACGAGGTGAAGCAGGGTTGCTTTCATATGACCGTAAGGTGA